The following are encoded together in the Choloepus didactylus isolate mChoDid1 chromosome 7, mChoDid1.pri, whole genome shotgun sequence genome:
- the H1-2 gene encoding histone H1.2: MSETAPAAPAAAPPAEKTPVKKKAAKKPAGARRKASGPPVSELITKAVAASKERSGVSLAALKKALAAAGYDVEKNNSRIKLGLKSLVSKGTLVQTKGTGASGSFKLNKKAASGESKPKAKKVGAAKPKKSVGAAKKPKKATGAATPKKTAKKTPKKAKKTAAAAVAKKVSKSPKKVKAAKPKKAVKSATKAVKPKAAKPKVAKPKKAAPKKK; encoded by the coding sequence ATGTCCGAGACTGCTCCAGCTGCCCCTGCTGCCGCTCCCCCCGCGGAGAAGACCCCGGTCAAGAAAAAGGCTGCTAAAAAGCCTGCGGGGGCTCGCCGCAAGGCTTCTGGGCCCCCGGTGTCCGAGCTCATCACCAAGGCCGTAGCGGCCTCCAAGGAGCGCAGTGGCGTGTCCTTGGCTGCGCTCAAGAAGGCATTGGCGGCCGCCGGCTACGACGTGGAGAAGAACAACAGCCGCATCAAGTTGGGTCTCAAGAGTCTGGTGAGCAAAGGCACCCTGGTGCAAACCAAGGGCACCGGCGCCTCCGGCTCATTCAAGCTCAACAAGAAAGCGGCCTCCGGAGAAAGCAAACCCAAGGCCAAAAAAGTCGGTGCCGCTAAACCCAAGAAGTCCGTCGGGGCCGCCAAGAAACCCAAGAAGGCAACGGGAGCGGCCACTCCGAAGAAAACCGCCAAAAAGACGCCGAAGAAAGCGAAGAAAACGGCGGCAGCCGCTGTGGCGAAGAAAGTGTCCAAAAGTCCAAAGAAAGTGAAGGCTGCCAAGCCCAAGAAGGCAGTCAAGAGCGCAACTAAAGCGGTGAAGCCCAAGGCCGCTAAGCCCAAAGTTGCCAAGCCCAAGAAGGCGGCGCCCAAGAAGAAGTAG